A genomic window from Betta splendens chromosome 24, fBetSpl5.4, whole genome shotgun sequence includes:
- the xrcc3 gene encoding DNA repair protein XRCC3 isoform X1, producing the protein MSGQMHWNQLDLNPRVAAAVRRTQLKSVEEILCISGPDLQRLTGLSRLDVKQLLTTAATACRRHPPMPALLLHHSGMLRLSVGCPVLDQMLRGGLLVGAVTELAGKSGTGKTQLALQLCLSVQFPIQYGGLHSGAVYICTEDSFPIRRLQQLIQEQSNLRSDIPPDLINSLHFSDNIYIEHTADLDSLQVCLSQRVPLLLARGLVRLLVIDSVAALFRSEFQACDWLERNKRLLTFCSTMHRLSCEFNTPVFCINQVTDVFSGSDENLTPQGSSVSPALGLAWANQVTVRLMMQRLQRTVVRDDQSSVLRRLDVVFAPHLSRDGRDAGIWKEGVQGVCT; encoded by the exons ATGAGCGGGCAGATGCACTGGAACCAATTGGATCTGAACCCGAGGGTCGCAGCCGCCGTCAGGAGAA CCCAGTTGAAGTCAGTAGAGGAGATTTTATGCATCTCTGGACCAGACCTGCAGAGACTCACTGGTCTCTCTCGTTTGGACGTCAAGCAGCTGCTCACGACTGCTGCAACCGCATGCAGACGACACCCCCCAATGCCGG CGCTCCTACTTCATCACAGCGGGATGCTGAGGCTCAGCGTGGGCTGTCCTGTACTTGATCAGATGTTGAGGGGGGGTCTTCTTGTAGGGGCTGTCACTGAGCTGGCAGGAAAAAGTGGGACAGGAAAAACTCAGCTGGCTCTGcagttgtgtctgtctgttcagtTCCCGATTCAGTATGGAGGACTTCATTCAG GTGCAGTTTATATCTGCACAGAGGACTCGTTTCCTATCAggcgcctgcagcagctgatccagGAACAGTCCAATCTTCGTTCGGACATCCCTCCAGATTTGATCAACAGCCTCCATTTCAGTGACAACATTTACATCGAGCATACTGCGGACCTT GACTCTCTTCAAGTTTGCCTGTCCCAACGTGTACCCCTCTTGCTGGCTCGTGGTCTGGTTCGTCTACTGGTCATAGACTCGGTGGCGGCTTTGTTTAGGTCTGAATTTCAGGCTTGTGATTGGTTGGAGAGAAATAAACGACTGCTCACATTCTGCTCCACCATGCATCGCCTAAGCTGCGAGTTCAACACACCAGTTTTCTGCATCAACCAG gtaACAGACGTTTTCAGTGGATCAGATGAGAATTTGAC tCCTCAAGGATCTAGTGTATCCCCTGCCCTCGGCTTGGCCTGGGCCAATCAGGTTACTGTTCGGCTGATGATGCAGCGACTTCAGAGGACAGTTGTCCGTGATGACCAGAGCAGTGTCCTCCGCAGGCTGGATGTAGTATTTGCACCCCACCTTTCTCGAGATGGACGGGATGCTGGCATCTGGAAGGAGGGAGTGCAGGGTGTTTGTACATGA
- the LOC114849410 gene encoding BTB/POZ domain-containing protein 6-B-like has translation MEGGLFSTDLTRRGQLEVVEVTKSIIQLNQPELTEQSGQEQDTDLLGTTDEHWEDKDGWAVEHPTLRERNALMFNNEQMADVHFIVGSPGETQRVPAHKYVLAVGSSVFGAMFYGDLAEGQSEIHIPDVEPAAFLILLKYMYSDEIDLEPDTVLTTLYAAKKYIVPALAKACVTFLETSLEAKNACVLLSQSRLFEEPELTQRCWEVIDAQAELALRSEGFCEIDLPTLEIILQRETLNICEVVVFQMVLSWAAAECRRQGLVVTPRNQRAVLGKALYLVRIPSMTLQEFADGVAQSDVLTLKETNDIFLWYTATKKPRLEFSAVKRAGLAPWRCHRFQSSAYRSNQWRYRGRCDSIQFAVDRRIFIAGLGLYGSSGGKAEYSVKIELKKQGTILAQHLTKFLSDGSSSIFPVWFEHPVKVEPDTFYTVSAILDGNELSYFGQEGMTEVQCGKVTLQFQCSSDSTNGTGVQGGQIPELVFYC, from the exons ATGGAGGGTGGACTCTTCTCCACCGACCTCACTCGCAGGGGCCAgttggaggtggtggaggtgacgAAGAGTATTATTCAGCTGAACCAACCGGAGTTAACGGAACAAAGTGGACAGGAGCAAGACACAGATCTGCTGGGCACCACCGATGAGCACTGGGAGGACAAGGATGGTTGGGCGGTGGAACACCCCACTCTTCGAGagag GAACGCTCTGATGTTCAACAATGAGCAGATGGCTGATGTTCACTTTATTGTTGGCAGTCCAGGAGAAACTCAGAGAGTTCCTGCTCACAAG TATGTCCTGGCAGTGGGCAGCTCTGTGTTTGGAGCCATGTTTTATGGAGATCTGGCTGAGGGACAGTCTGAAATCCACATCCCAGATGTTGAGCCAGCTGCCTTCCTCATTTTGTTAAA GTACATGTACAGCGATGAGATTGACCTGGAGCCCGACACTGTGCTCACCACGCTTTATGCTGCTAAGAAGTACATTGTCCCTGCTCTAGCGAAGGCCTGCGTGACTTTCCTGGAGACAAGTTTAGAAGCAAAGAATGCCTGTGTCCTGCTGTCTCAGAGTCGGCTGTTTGAGGAGCCAGAACTGACACAGCGTTGCTGGGAGGTGATTGATGCTCAGGCTGAGCTAGCTCTGCGATCCGAAGGCTTCTGCGAGATCGACCTGCCCACGCTAGAGATCATACTACAAAGAGAAACTCTTAACATCTGTGAAGTTGTAGTCTTCCAGATGGTGCTGAGTTGGGCAGCGGCTGAGTGTAGACGGCAGGGCCTTGTGGTCACTCCTAGGAACCAGCGAGCTGTGCTGGGTAAGGCTTTGTACTTGGTACGAATCCCCTCCATGACACTTCAGGAGTTTGCTGATGGGGTTGCACAGTCAGACGTATTGACACTAAAAGAGACAAATGACATCTTCCTGTGGTACACTGCTACGAAAAAACCCCGGCTAGAGTTTTCTGCAGTGAAACGGGCTGGATTGGCACCGTGGAGGTGTCATCGCTTTCAGTCCTCTGCCTACCGCAGCAATCAGTGGCGCTACAGGGGGCGCTGTGACAGTATACAGTTTGCAGTAGACCGGCGGATTTTCATTGCTGGTCTTGGTCTGTATGGGTCAAGTGGTGGTAAGGCTGAGTACAGCGTGAAAATTGAACTGAAGAAACAGGGAACCATTTTGGCCCAGCATCTCACTAAATTCCTGTCAGATGGATCAAGCAGCATCTTCCCAGTGTGGTTTGAGCATCCAGTTAAAGTCGAACCAGACACCTTCTATACTGTGAGCGCCATCTTGGATGGAAACGAGCTGAGTTACTTTGGTCAGGAGGGCATGACCGAGGTGCAGTGTGGGAAAGTGACCCTCCAGTTCCAATGTTCATCAGACAGTACCAATGGGACTGGTGTGCAGGGGGGGCAGATCCCTGAATTAGTTTTCTACTGCTGA
- the LOC114849411 gene encoding protein Z-dependent protease inhibitor-like, which translates to MAPCNQLSLLVFLILLCPVSSETINPTVQDLISRNSDFAARLYRAVASQTDGNVFLSPFTVCTGLMALLSATNGQTRDQLQQGLTLTGLDPQNIPDLFRTLKTVVLRGESSTNLHQSVMVLPSRSFEVSSSYSDLVQTKFGGNIHSLTYTDSQDAIDTINRLVQEQTKDQVQELVNNLDPQTQLLLVTAASYQTQFSPSFNSSLSQDDRFYVDRYHVVMVPMMFRAGKYFLAYDRSLKVGVLKLTMADGMAMLVVLPDEGVDITAVEDEVTSETIRAWIIQLKKTKLEVQLPRFLLECQYSLKNLLQMLGVTHVFQDNADITDMGGANKPTLTQVFHKSIVSVNERGDDIITGATPTFSALPPRLIINRPFIFVIYQQTSGSLLFLGRVVDPTKK; encoded by the exons ATGGCTCCCTGTAACCAGCTGTCCCTGCTTGTCTTTTTGATCCTCCTGTGCCCGGTCTCCTCTGAGACCATCAACCCAACTGTACAGGACCTGATCAGCAGGAACTCGGATTTCGCTGCCAGGCTGTATCGTGCTGTTGCCAGCCAGACTGATGGAAATGTCTTCCTGTCCCCCTTTACCGTGTGCACGGGGCTCATGGCCCTGCTTAGTGCAACCAATGGGCAGACTCGGGACCAACTGCAGCAAGGACTCACCCTGACTGGGCTGGACCCCCAGAATATCCCAG ATCTGTTCCGGACTCTGAAAACTGTGGTCTTGCGCGGGGAGTCATCCACAAACCTACATCAGAGTGTAATGGTGCTCCCCTCCAGAAGCTTTGAAGTATCATCATCCTACAGTGACCTGGTCCAGACAAAGTTTGGAGGCAACATCCATAGTCTGACCTACACAGACTCCCAGGATGCCATTGACACCATCAACCGTTTGGTCCAGGAGCAGACCAAAGACCAAGTCCAGGAATTGGTGAACAACTTGGACCCTCAGacccagctgctgctcgtcaCTGCTGCCTCATATCAGA CTCAGTTCAGCCCATCTTTCAACTCTTCGCTGTCTCAGGACGACCGTTTCTATGTGGACCGGTATCACGTGGTCATGGTTCCTATGATGTTCAGGGCTGGTAAATACTTCCTGGCATATGACCGCTCCCTGAAGGTCGGTGTGTTGAAGCTGACGATGGCAGATGGGATGGCCATGTTGGTGGTTCTGCCTGACGAAGGTGTGGATATCACTGCAGTGGAGGATGAAGTCACGTCAGAGACGATCCGGGCTTGGATCATACAGCTCAAAAAGAC GAAATTAGAGGTGCAGCTGCCCCGCTTCCTGTTGGAGTGTCAGTACTCCCTAAAGAACCTCCTGCAGATGCTCGGAGTCACTCATGTGTTTCAGGACAAtgctgacatcactgacatgGGCGGAGCCAACAAGCCTACTCTGACTCAG GTTTTTCATAAATCCATTGTATCTGTCAACGAGCgtggtgatgacatcatcacggGGGCCACACCCACGTTTTCTGCTCTTCCCCCTCGACTGATCATCAATAGGCCTTTCATCTTCGTCATTTACCAGCAGACCAGTGGCAGCCTGTTGTTCCTGGGCCGCGTCGTGGACCCCACGAAGAAGTAA
- the xrcc3 gene encoding DNA repair protein XRCC3 isoform X2 — protein sequence MPALLLHHSGMLRLSVGCPVLDQMLRGGLLVGAVTELAGKSGTGKTQLALQLCLSVQFPIQYGGLHSGAVYICTEDSFPIRRLQQLIQEQSNLRSDIPPDLINSLHFSDNIYIEHTADLDSLQVCLSQRVPLLLARGLVRLLVIDSVAALFRSEFQACDWLERNKRLLTFCSTMHRLSCEFNTPVFCINQVTDVFSGSDENLTPQGSSVSPALGLAWANQVTVRLMMQRLQRTVVRDDQSSVLRRLDVVFAPHLSRDGRDAGIWKEGVQGVCT from the exons ATGCCGG CGCTCCTACTTCATCACAGCGGGATGCTGAGGCTCAGCGTGGGCTGTCCTGTACTTGATCAGATGTTGAGGGGGGGTCTTCTTGTAGGGGCTGTCACTGAGCTGGCAGGAAAAAGTGGGACAGGAAAAACTCAGCTGGCTCTGcagttgtgtctgtctgttcagtTCCCGATTCAGTATGGAGGACTTCATTCAG GTGCAGTTTATATCTGCACAGAGGACTCGTTTCCTATCAggcgcctgcagcagctgatccagGAACAGTCCAATCTTCGTTCGGACATCCCTCCAGATTTGATCAACAGCCTCCATTTCAGTGACAACATTTACATCGAGCATACTGCGGACCTT GACTCTCTTCAAGTTTGCCTGTCCCAACGTGTACCCCTCTTGCTGGCTCGTGGTCTGGTTCGTCTACTGGTCATAGACTCGGTGGCGGCTTTGTTTAGGTCTGAATTTCAGGCTTGTGATTGGTTGGAGAGAAATAAACGACTGCTCACATTCTGCTCCACCATGCATCGCCTAAGCTGCGAGTTCAACACACCAGTTTTCTGCATCAACCAG gtaACAGACGTTTTCAGTGGATCAGATGAGAATTTGAC tCCTCAAGGATCTAGTGTATCCCCTGCCCTCGGCTTGGCCTGGGCCAATCAGGTTACTGTTCGGCTGATGATGCAGCGACTTCAGAGGACAGTTGTCCGTGATGACCAGAGCAGTGTCCTCCGCAGGCTGGATGTAGTATTTGCACCCCACCTTTCTCGAGATGGACGGGATGCTGGCATCTGGAAGGAGGGAGTGCAGGGTGTTTGTACATGA
- the brf1b gene encoding transcription factor IIIB 90 kDa subunit, which yields MSTKVCRTCGGFDIDVDQARGSAVCTGCGSVLEDNIIVSEVQFVEGSGGVSSAVGQFISADGPLKGPLLGSGFHTTVGKESRAQTLQSGKRQIQQLGSQLQMNQHCLDTAFNFFRMVVSKHLTRGRKMEHVIAACLYLVCRTEGTPHMLLDLSDLLQVNVYILGKTFLLLARELCINAPAIDPCLYIPRFAHMLDFGRQTHEVTMTALRLVQRMKRDWMHTGRRPSGLCGAALLVAARMHKFRRTVKEVVSVVKVCQNTLRKRLTEFEDTPTSQLTIDEFMRVDLEQECDPPSFTAAQHKAKMQQLEQELTKKLDEVEGEICCYKDEIETELEKSRPKLRGIYAAYAKEIDPEDAEVLSSTSEPEELEIEDAQLQAATQHLTQDFLCQMIHEEEGRDKTTLEDEQESGLEGQQSGPQRHAAPLAVILGNCPSSASLDGPRIFQTLNKSEISEKPHGEALESEELDLDGIDDQEIDKYILNDKEVQVKTALWLKQNAEYLQEQKEKEERIQKEKEQGTYKEKKKYKKREPIKASTAGEAIEKMLEKKKISSKINYDVLRDLNSRGTGSGGCNSPGRAFADPPEPNAPGKRLRRRRSKANEATQDLAVNTATMSKRFRRLISSTSSTSIQKKKKKPTSEGKKSIGMTTESTRAAPEATPVPDPDISSTPAKLAVVEDVEEEEELDVEEECVSALQLVGDYGCEAEEEDTF from the exons ATGAGCACCAAGGTGTGTAGGACCTGTGGGGGGTTTGACATAGACGTGGATCAGGCTCGGGGGAGCGCAGTGTGTACAGGCTGTGGTTCGGTTCTGGAGGACAACATCATTGTCTCGGAGGTCCAGTTTGTGGAGGGAAGTGGAGGGGTGTCGTCGGCTGTTGGACAGTTTATCTCTGCTGATG GTCCACTCAAAGGTCCTCTCCTTGGTTCTGGTTTCCACACCACTGTTGGTAAAGAGTCTAGAGCCCAGACCCTGCAGAGTG GTAAGCGTCAGATCCAGCAGCTGGGCAGCCAGCTCCAGATGAACCAGCACTGTTTGGATACGGCCTTCAACTTCTTCAGGATGGTCGTTAGTAAACATCTGACACGTGGTCGGAAGATGGAGCACGTCATTGCTGCATGTCTCTATCTGGTGTGTCGCACTGAGGGGACACCAC ACATGCTTCTGGACCTgagtgacctgctgcag GTGAACGTTTATATCCTGGGAAAGACATTCCTGCTGTTGGCACGGGAGCTCTGCATCAATGCTCCTGCTATTG ATCCCTGCCTCTACATTCCCCGTTTCGCCcacatgttggactttggcagaCAGACTCATGAGGTCACCATGACAGCCCTGCGCCTGGttcagaggatgaagagggacTGGATGCACACGGGGCGGCGGCCCTCTGGTCTGTGTGGAGCAG CTCTGCTGGTCGCAGCGCGGATGCACAAGTTCCGTCGAACAGTGAAGGAGGTGGTGAGCGTTGTGAAGGTCTGTCAGAACACTCTGAGGAAAAG GTTAACAGAGTTTGAGGACACACCAACCAGTCAGCTGACCATTGATGAGTTCATGAGAGTAGATCTGGAGCAGGAATGTGATCCACCTTCATTTACTGCTGCACAGCACAAAGCTAAAATGCAGCAG ctagAACAGGAGCTGACAAAGAAGCTGGATGAGGTCGAAG GAGAAATCTGCTGCTACAAAGATGAGATTGAGACAGAGCTAGAAAAAAGTCGACCAAAACTAAGAGGAATCTACGCTGCCTATGCTAAAGAAATTG ACCCAGAAGATGCAGAGGTTTTGTCTTCAACTTCTGAACCCGAGGAGCTGGAAATTGAAGATGCCCAGCTTCAAGCTGCCACACAACACCTCACACAAGACTTTTTGTGTCAGATGATCcatgaggaggagggacgggACAAGACTACACTTGAGGATGAACAGGAGTCGGGGCTAGAGGGCCAGCAATCCGGGCCTCAGAGACACGCAGCCCCTCTTGCTGTCATCCTAGGTAACTGTCCAAGCTCCGCTAGCCTGGACGGTCCACGGATCTTCCAGACCTTAAACAAATCAGAAATCAGTGAGAAACCACACG GTGAGGCATTGGAAAGTGAAGAACTAGACCTGGACGGTATTGATGATCAGGAAATCGATAAG TACATCCTCAATGACAAGGAGGTTCAGGTGAAGACGGCGCTGTGGCTCAAACAGAATGCAGAGTACCTGCAGGAGCAGAAAG agaaagaagagaggatacagaaagagaaagaacagGGGACCTACAAGGAGaag aaaaaatacaagaAGCGGGAGCCAATCAAGGCATCAACAGCAGGTGAGGCAATTGAGAAGAtgctggagaagaagaagatttCCAGCAAGATCAACTACGATGTCCTCAGAGACCTGAACAGCAGAGGGACAGGAAGTGGGGGGTGCAACAGTCCAGGCAGGGCCTTCGCTGACCCCCCTGAACCCAACGCCCCTGGGAAgcggctccgccgccgccgcagtaAAGCCAATGAGGCAACTCAAGACCTCGCTGTTAATACTGCCACCATGAGCAAAAG GTTTCGTCGCCTCATTTCCTCAACCTCTTCTACCTCCatacaaaagaagaagaagaagcctacCTCTGAG GGCAAAAAGTCCATCGGCATGACCACAGAAAGCACAAGAGCAGCACCTGAAGCAACCCCGGTGCCAGACCCGGACATCAGCTCCACCCCTGCTAAGCTCGCTgtggtggaggatgtggaggaggaagaggagctggatgtggaggaggagtgtgTAAGTGCTCTGCAGCTTGTAGGAG ACTACGGCtgtgaggcagaggaggaagacaccTTCTAG